The Terriglobus roseus region AGGCGTAGCCAACGCATTTCACATGCCCGGCTTTTGCGATGACACGGCGGACTTCTTGAAGCTTTGCACCATCGTCGTCCAGCCATCGCGCATGGAAGCCATGCCTCTGGCCATTCTTGAAGCAATGGCTGCGGGTAAGGCGATCGTCGCTTCCGCAGTAGGCGAAATCCCTCGTCTGCTCGAAGACGGACATGCAGGACTCCTCGTGCCTCCTGACAGCCCGGAGAAGCTCGCAGATGCAGTACTTACCCTGTTGAAGGATGAAGCTCTGCGTCAGAGCGTGGAGCGCAGAGCAGCACAAAAAGCCGCAGCACAGTTCGATGTTGCGACGATGACGGCCGAGTATCAGAAGGTCTATCGCACGGTGGCCTCCACCCGCCAGCCTCAACGACATCTGGCGCACGCCGACCGTATGGATATGCAGGCATGATTGCGCCAACACTTGCGTCATCACCATCGGGATCGAATGTGGCGAAACGCGATCGCGAATGGAACATCTGGCTCTCAGACGCATTCTGCTTCACCTCCTGGTATAGCTCAGCGCTCGTTAAGGCTCTGCTCAATACCAACGCATCCGTACGCTTCATCACTACCGATGTTGCCGGCGAACCTGCTTACTTCAGGTCGCAGGGAGTCACACCAAACCCCGGCCCGTTCTCCTCTCACTATGCGAGCAAACTTCCCTCGCCCGCCAGGAGAGCAGCACGACTCCTCTCGGTTATGGCCAACTCTGCAGCCTTGCGCTGGCAGTTAAAGCATTCCTTAGCAACGCGCCCGGATGTACTGCATTTACAGCAGTTGCCGGCGCTAAACCACGGAATCAACGATGACTTCCGCACCATCGCGTGCGCCCAAAGCCTCGGCATACCTGTGGTGCACACAGTACATAATCTGCTGCCACACGACAGTGGAGATTCGCTGCGGGCGACCTATGAGCGCCTCTACACAACCGTAGACCGGCTCATCTGCCACTCGCCTGACGTAGCTGAAAAACTGACGAAACAGTTTGGCGTGAATGCGCACAACATCTCTGTCATTCCGCACGGACCTTTATTTGAAGCGCCCATCGAAACAGGCAACGAGCGGTCGTTTGCTCGAACCAGCTTGAATATCGAACACGACCGCCCGGTAGTTCTCTGGCAAGGCGTGATGGCTCCGTACAAGGGCCTGGATCTATTGCTGCAGGCGTGGGAACGATGCATGTCGAGCTGGCCTGACACTGCCACCAAACCACTTCTATTGATCGCAGGCACCGGACCAGCATCTGAAGCCGGTCTGGTCAACGCTGCTGCAAAGCAGTTCCCAGAGAGCATTCGCCCGGAGATTCGCTACATCACAACGGCGGAACTGCCGCTCTTCTTCCAGGCATCCGACGTTCTGGTCTATCCCTATCGCGCGATCACCACAAGCGGCGCACTTCTCACGGGACTGACCTACCGGAAACCCATCATCGCCTCTGATCTGGCGCCATTTCGGCAATTCCTTCGGAATAAAGAAAATGCGCTTCTCGTGCCGCCGGGGGACGTAGCCGCCATGACCGAGGCGCTTCATTCACTTTTGCTGGGGATATCCACCGCTGGAGAAGCCAGCTCTATCTACCGCACGCTGGCTGCTGGAGCTGCACAAAATCAGGAGCTATACACCAGCTGGGACACCATCGCAAAACAGACACTTTCCGTCTATCGGGAACTAGTGCGAAACCAATGAAAGGAAGTGTGCAGGGAGTTGCACATCTTTTTCGTCTACACCCGCCGCACATCACAGGAAAGCCCTGAATTGGCCATATTCACGCTATCGGACTTTGGCTCTACGGTTGCATCTCCCATCGGTGGGAAGGAAAGGGCTATGGATTCGATGCGGAAAACAATATGGAGCGCACTACGCATACCGCTGCTCCTGCTCTGCACAGTTTGCTGCAGCGGCCAGCAGGCCACGGCGAATGTGACCAAGTCGGCGGTATCGACCTCAGGACTGCCGGATACTCGTTCTTCAGCAGCAACCACTGCATACACCATCGGAAGCGGTGATGTGTTGAACGTGCAGGTATGGAAAGAGAAGGAACTGAGCCAGGTCGTGGTCGTTCGTCCTGACGGCAAGATCTCCCTTCCCCTTTTGGGCGACCTTCCGGTCATCGGTAAAGAACCAACACAGGTTGAAGAGATGGTTCAGACGCGCCTGCAGTCCATGGTGGTTGAACCGCACGTGACGGTCACAGTTGCTGAGATTCACAGCCGCATGGTCTACATCACGGGCGAAGTTGCTCGGCCCGGCGCATACCCACTCAACACTCCCATCACAGTGCTTCAGCTGATCGCACAGGCGGGTGGTCTTACCGAGTTTGCTTCAAAAAAGAAGATTCAGGTGATCCGCGCAAACAACAAGCGCGATCAACAGCTTCTGAATTACAAGGCCATGACGCAATCCAAGGACGGCCACAGCGACGTGACCTTGAATCCCGGTGACACGGTGGTAATCCCATGATCACTTCAAAGTACATCCTTCTTGCAACGAGCGCGCTGCTCTGCACTCCTCTCTCGCTGTTGGGACAGGCTACTGGTCAGTCTGCAACCACCAGCGGTACACAGGTGGAGTCGCAGGAATTGAAGCCATCATGGATCAGCTCCAACGTCGCCATGGGTGAACGTTCCGATCTGAATCTTGGTGTGTCCGGCAGCTATGGACACGATTCAGCTGTGAACAACATCCCTGGCGTCTCGTCGCAATTCACTAGCCTTCAGGGAACACTCGGTATGGCTTCCAGAAGCCGTACGAGTTACTTTTCGCTGCGCCATGACGCCACATTCCAGTTGTTTCCCGGCAGCGGCCTTGATATGCAGCAGTATCAGTGGACAACGCTGAATGTGACCCACTCGCCTTCACGCAGAACCACGTGGGGAGTGAATGCTGCAAACGGCTACGGTGCCGACGCCGCGCGGGCAAGCAGCTCTTTGAGCCTCGCTTCCGTAAACACAACAGCGATTGATAACAACAGTGTTCTTGCCGGCGTTATCTCCGGAAACACTCTGCGCCAATATGTATCGGGAATTGTTGATCACCAGACGTCAGAGACTTCGGCTATTTCTCTCGGTGCCAACTTAGGCTTTCAGAACTTCCTGGGCGCCGCTCCGTCCACACGTCAGTATGACGTGACGGGTTCCGTTCGCAAGTATCTCAGCGAAGCCTTCCTGGTCGGTGTGCGCGCAGACGGCGTGCAGCAATACTACGGCAACGGAAGCTGCACAACGTCGACGGTTCTGGGATTTGCGACGTTGCAACTGACGAACTCCATCAAACTCGACGGTGGCGCGGGCCCTGCCTTTGGAGCGTCGCAGTGCACAGGCAGCTATCAATACCAGGTGGTGCTATCGGCAGAGGGCTATCGCGGCCGTCGCGCTTACGTTGGCACCAGCCGTAAGCGTGGCAATGGAGACGTCGCTGGCTCCCTCTGGGAGACGTCCGCATTCGGTGGCATGCAGATCGGCCGTCCGCGGCAATTCACTGCTGCCTTGAATGGCGGATACACCAGCTATCACAGCGGAGTGGTAACAGCTCAGAACAACGATCTGAGTGGTTACTTCATCTCTGTCGAACTTCATCGCCCCATTTCAAACAATGCGGAATGGACATTCACTGCACGTCACTTTGAGCGCTCAGCAGCAAGCACCGTTCCTGTAGGCGCAACTCCCGTTGCAGACCTTTCACGCACGGTCTTCTTCGTGGCCTTTAACTGGAACAAACAAAATGGAGGACGCTATGGCCGATGAGCGCAAAGCATCACCACTCGCTGCGGTTTATACGCTACTGAGTGCGATTCGTTATCGCTATCGACTCATCATCTTCGTCGCCGTCGTGGTATTGGCAGCGGGATTGACCTATGTGATGAGCATGCCCGATGTCTACCAATCTTCAACACAGATCCTGGTAAATCCTCAGCGTGTTTCAGATAAGTACGTGAACAGCATTGCAACCATGGATGCCAGTGAACGCCTGAATACTTTGAGCCAGCAGATTCTTAGCTCGTCGCGCTTGGAAACCATCATGGACGAACTTCACCTCTTCTCCAATCTGCGAGATAAGGTGAGCCGTGATGAGCTGATCGCGCGGATGCGGAAGAACATCGGCATCGAGTTGAAGCATAACTCGGAAGGTCTGAGCGCATTCACGCTCAGCTATACCGGCGATTCCGCACAGGAAGTAGCAACTGTTGCCAACCGTCTTGCTGCATCCTTCATCTCGTGGAACCTGCACGATCGCGAGCAGGAAGCAAAAGCTACCACAACCTTCCTCGCGAATGAATTAACGACGACAAAGTCGCAGCTAGACGATCTCGAAGAGCAGCTGCGTAGCTACAAGATGAAGCACCTTGGCGAGCTGCCGGATCAGCTCGATGCAAACATGCAGACGCTATCGCGCCTGCAAGTGGAGCTTCAAGCGAATACAGAAGCGCAGAGCCGCCTGGATCATGAGGCGCTCCTCACCTCCTCTTTGCCGGACACAAGCTCGCAGCGCACTGCTGCCCCGGTTACCTCTTCATCGATGCGGCAGAAGCTTACAGCGGATAGGTACGCAGCGCAGACGGACCTGGCTGAACTGCACAAACACTACACGGATAGCTTTCCCGATGTAGGCCGCAAGGAAGCTGAAATCCGCGCTTTGGACGCGCAAATCGCTGCGCTGCCAGCCGATTCCACCCCCGCTGCTTCGGCAACCGCCGATTCAGCGACCAGCACCAATCCTCGGCTGCAGCTGATCCATCGCGACCGCAACCGGCTGCAGGACGAACAGCGCAAGATTCAGAGCTCCATCGGCCGTTATCAGTCCAGGATTGATTCTGCGCCGGTGCACGAACAAGAGATCTCGCAGCTTCTTCGTGACTACGGTACGGCCCGCGATCACTATCGGTCACTGCTGGAGAAAACCTACTCCGCACAGATGGCTGCGCAGCTCGAGCAGGAACAGCAGAGCGGAAACTTCACCATGCTGGACCAGGCACGTGTTCCCGATGCTCCTATCGGACCGAAGCGAGTTCCCTTGTTTCTGGGTGCCTTCTTCTTCGCGATCGCTGCGGGAATCGGAGTCGCGCTCCTCGCTGAAACTCTCGATAACACTGTGAAGTCAGAAAACGAACTGCGGGATTGTCTGCCTGAGATTCCGTTGCTTGGAACAACACCAGGAATGAAGAACGTTCCTATGATCCGCAGGGGCCTTCCACAATCGCGCTTTCTGCTGGGAGGTCAATAAATGATTTCGCTTTCCCTCAAGCATGAATCCGTGACGCACACACGTCGCGAATTGAAGTTAATCGACGATGCAGAGATTGCTCAGCTAGCGCAAGAGTATATCCACGTCGATGACGAAGAATATCTGGATAGTGTTCCCCTGTTGGAGGGTGACGGAGTCGACAGCACGCAGGAGTATTCCGTATTCCACGTCGATCCATACGGCGCAGCCGCAGAGCAGTTTCGTCTGATGCAGCGCCGCCTCAGCAACCTGCGTCCTGCAGGCGGAAGCGTATTACTTACCAGTCCTGGCATCGGAGATGGCAAGACCACAAACGCAAACAATCTTGCGTGGGCACTTGCTGAAGCGGGACACAGCACACTGCTGCTGGAGCTCGACCTTCGCCGCCCTGGCTTGCATCGTTACTTACCAGAAAATCCCCCGCACGATCTGAACGATGTCTTGCTGGGCGACATATCGGCACATACCGCGGTGCGGCGCTTACATGAACTCCCTCTGTTCTATCTGGGAGTGAACAAGCCCGCGGCGCGCCCCATTCGTCTCCTCCGTGCCAAGAAGCTCAACGAATTAATTCGTTGGGCAAATCAGACTTTCTCTTGGGTAGTCATTGATGGCCCGCCAGTCGTCGGCGTGTCAGACGTGGAAGAGATCCTGCCCAAAGTAGATCTCGCGCTGATGGTTGTGCGCGAGCGTGGAACACCGCGAGCCATGTTAGAACGTGCCG contains the following coding sequences:
- a CDS encoding glycosyltransferase family 4 protein, which encodes MIAPTLASSPSGSNVAKRDREWNIWLSDAFCFTSWYSSALVKALLNTNASVRFITTDVAGEPAYFRSQGVTPNPGPFSSHYASKLPSPARRAARLLSVMANSAALRWQLKHSLATRPDVLHLQQLPALNHGINDDFRTIACAQSLGIPVVHTVHNLLPHDSGDSLRATYERLYTTVDRLICHSPDVAEKLTKQFGVNAHNISVIPHGPLFEAPIETGNERSFARTSLNIEHDRPVVLWQGVMAPYKGLDLLLQAWERCMSSWPDTATKPLLLIAGTGPASEAGLVNAAAKQFPESIRPEIRYITTAELPLFFQASDVLVYPYRAITTSGALLTGLTYRKPIIASDLAPFRQFLRNKENALLVPPGDVAAMTEALHSLLLGISTAGEASSIYRTLAAGAAQNQELYTSWDTIAKQTLSVYRELVRNQ
- a CDS encoding polysaccharide biosynthesis/export family protein, with protein sequence MDSMRKTIWSALRIPLLLLCTVCCSGQQATANVTKSAVSTSGLPDTRSSAATTAYTIGSGDVLNVQVWKEKELSQVVVVRPDGKISLPLLGDLPVIGKEPTQVEEMVQTRLQSMVVEPHVTVTVAEIHSRMVYITGEVARPGAYPLNTPITVLQLIAQAGGLTEFASKKKIQVIRANNKRDQQLLNYKAMTQSKDGHSDVTLNPGDTVVIP
- a CDS encoding GumC family protein, yielding MADERKASPLAAVYTLLSAIRYRYRLIIFVAVVVLAAGLTYVMSMPDVYQSSTQILVNPQRVSDKYVNSIATMDASERLNTLSQQILSSSRLETIMDELHLFSNLRDKVSRDELIARMRKNIGIELKHNSEGLSAFTLSYTGDSAQEVATVANRLAASFISWNLHDREQEAKATTTFLANELTTTKSQLDDLEEQLRSYKMKHLGELPDQLDANMQTLSRLQVELQANTEAQSRLDHEALLTSSLPDTSSQRTAAPVTSSSMRQKLTADRYAAQTDLAELHKHYTDSFPDVGRKEAEIRALDAQIAALPADSTPAASATADSATSTNPRLQLIHRDRNRLQDEQRKIQSSIGRYQSRIDSAPVHEQEISQLLRDYGTARDHYRSLLEKTYSAQMAAQLEQEQQSGNFTMLDQARVPDAPIGPKRVPLFLGAFFFAIAAGIGVALLAETLDNTVKSENELRDCLPEIPLLGTTPGMKNVPMIRRGLPQSRFLLGGQ
- a CDS encoding tyrosine-protein kinase family protein; translated protein: MISLSLKHESVTHTRRELKLIDDAEIAQLAQEYIHVDDEEYLDSVPLLEGDGVDSTQEYSVFHVDPYGAAAEQFRLMQRRLSNLRPAGGSVLLTSPGIGDGKTTNANNLAWALAEAGHSTLLLELDLRRPGLHRYLPENPPHDLNDVLLGDISAHTAVRRLHELPLFYLGVNKPAARPIRLLRAKKLNELIRWANQTFSWVVIDGPPVVGVSDVEEILPKVDLALMVVRERGTPRAMLERAAERMGERLNFVIYNDALLSDSYGQK